CACGCCCTACAATCCGGGGCGTGATTGCATACCTGACCGGCGTGGTGCGCGAGGTGCGTGAGAATAGCGCCGTGGTGGTGGCGGGCGGCGTGGGCTACGAGGTGCAGTGTCCGGCGGGCACGCTGGCGAGGCTGGTGGTGGGAGAAATCGCCGAGCTGAACACCCGCTTTATCGTGCGTGAGGACGCCCAGCTGTTGTTCGGCTTTGCCGATACCGACAGCGTGCGCCTGTTCGATCTGCTGACCGGCGTGAGCGGCGTGGGCCCCAAGCTGGGGCTGGCGCTGCTGTCGGCCATGCCGGTGTCGGCGCTGGCCCAGGGCCTGCTGAGTGGGGACGCCAAGCTGCTCTCCAGCGTTTCCGGCGTGGGCAAGAAGACCGCCGAGCGGCTGGTGCTGGAACTGCAGGGCAAGGTGCCCGAACACCTGGCCGCGCCCGCCGCCGCGGGAACCAAACCGGCGCGGGTGATCACCACGGCGGGCCGCGACGCGGTGGACGCGCTGCTTGCGCTGGGCTTCCGCGAGGCCGGGGTGCGCGCCGTGGTCGCCGAACTGCTCTCCGCCGAGCCGGAGCTGAGCGCCGACGCCCTGATCCGCAAGGGCCTGGGCCGTCTGCGGTGAGAACCCGCCCGCCCAGGAGGGCCCCGCCTTGACCCACGGTCAGCCCGACGACGTGCAGATCGAGCGGGCCGGGGAACAGGCTTCTCCCGCAGCGCCGAACGATCAGGAGTCGGTCTACCACGAGCAGAAGGTGTCGTGGCTGGAACTGTTCTTCGACCTGATCTTCGTGGTGGCCTTCGATCAGCTGGCCAAGCGGCTGGGCCAGACGACCGGTTCGGCGGAGCACGCGCTGAACCTCGCCGCTCTGGCCGAGTTCGGGCTGCTGTTCGTGGCGGTGTGGTGGGCCTGGGCCGGCAACACCACCTTCGCGGCCCGCTACGGCAACGAGTCGCGGCTGTACCGCTGGGGCACGCTGGCCCAGC
Above is a genomic segment from Deinococcus aerophilus containing:
- the ruvA gene encoding Holliday junction branch migration protein RuvA, yielding MIAYLTGVVREVRENSAVVVAGGVGYEVQCPAGTLARLVVGEIAELNTRFIVREDAQLLFGFADTDSVRLFDLLTGVSGVGPKLGLALLSAMPVSALAQGLLSGDAKLLSSVSGVGKKTAERLVLELQGKVPEHLAAPAAAGTKPARVITTAGRDAVDALLALGFREAGVRAVVAELLSAEPELSADALIRKGLGRLR